In Corylus avellana chromosome ca2, CavTom2PMs-1.0, the following proteins share a genomic window:
- the LOC132169972 gene encoding G-type lectin S-receptor-like serine/threonine-protein kinase SD1-13: MSPECAMEGQFSKKSDVFSFGVLLLEIVSGRRNNSFYDDEHAMNLLGFVNNIVALINPMIRKACFEIDILRCIQVGLLCVQEFAKDRTSVSIVISMPKSEIIDLPLPKQPAFIDKQIAPDADSSQHNLSKCFVNNVTGAMVQG; this comes from the exons ATGTCCCCTGAATGTGCAATGGAAGGTCAATTTTCAAAGAAATCAGATGTCTTCAGCTTTGGAGTGTTGTTACTGGAAATAGTTAGTGGAAGAAGGAACAACAGCTTTTATGATGATGAGCATGCCATGAACCTTCTAGGATTTGTAA ACAACATTGTGGCATTAATAAACCCGATGATACGCAAAGCCTGCTTTGAAATAGATATTTTGAGATGCATACAAGTCGGGCTGCTGTGTGTTCAAGAATTTGCTAAAGATAGGACATCCGTATCCATTGTTATTTCCATGCCTAAAAGTGAGATTATTGATCTGCCTCTTCCAAAGCAACCTGCATTCATCGATAAGCAGATTGCCCCAGATGCTGACTCCTCTCAGCACAACCTAAGTAAATGCTTCGTTAACAATGTTACTGGTGCAATGGTTCAAGGCTGA